Proteins from a genomic interval of Paenibacillus lentus:
- the bcp gene encoding thioredoxin-dependent thiol peroxidase → MNDVQVQVGQLVPDFRLPASGGEEISLSQYRGRKVIIYFYPRDLTPACTKQACEFRDQSEVLMEQGAIVLGISGDSVESHDKFKAKHGLSFPLLADEDHHVSRMFGVWQLKKMYGREYEGIVRSTFLIDEEGRLLQEWRGVRVAGHVQKVLEALQEHTSLK, encoded by the coding sequence ATGAATGATGTTCAAGTGCAGGTAGGTCAGCTTGTTCCTGATTTTCGACTTCCAGCGAGTGGTGGAGAAGAGATCTCATTAAGTCAGTATCGCGGCCGCAAGGTCATTATATATTTCTATCCGAGAGATTTGACACCAGCTTGCACCAAGCAGGCCTGCGAATTTCGGGATCAGAGCGAGGTGTTGATGGAGCAGGGAGCCATCGTGCTCGGCATCAGCGGAGACTCCGTGGAATCGCATGATAAATTCAAAGCGAAGCATGGGTTGTCTTTTCCGCTGCTTGCCGATGAGGATCACCACGTCAGTCGTATGTTCGGCGTATGGCAGCTTAAGAAAATGTATGGTCGTGAGTACGAAGGAATCGTACGATCGACCTTCCTGATCGACGAGGAAGGCAGGCTGCTGCAGGAGTGGCGAGGCGTAAGAGTGGCTGGACATGTCCAGAAGGTGTTGGAGGCTTTGCAAGAGCATACAAGCTTGAAATAA
- a CDS encoding LCP family protein, with protein MTKRTKRAIIWSITGVLVVIAAVAAYYFIAIYNQIDKFQKKGDDSPFYNVQPVETKKEAEPPKWEGTERVNILLMGVDARGVKKGEIPRSDTMMVASVDPVEKKAYLFSIMRDTYIKIPGHGSDRINAAITYGPNKAMETVSELLGIPIQYYVYTDFQGFIELVDAIGGVDFYVEKDMRYTSKADNHEYDINLKKGQQHLDGNSALQYVRFRHDALSDYTRTERQRNFLKAVAEKMISTTSIMKLPSILEKVNPYIDTNLTINDMWKLATVAYDSRMVGSEQIPPMKLVVEKNVGGSEVIGVRSDEELKQFVQDVFSAPEEQDEGADSNTIPAEAEDTSKKTSAGAGTSGGSGMSTSTGSSSGSPPASDALRN; from the coding sequence ATGACGAAACGCACGAAACGGGCGATCATCTGGTCTATTACCGGAGTTCTGGTCGTCATTGCCGCTGTTGCGGCCTATTATTTTATCGCCATTTATAATCAAATCGATAAATTTCAGAAGAAAGGCGATGATTCCCCCTTCTACAATGTTCAGCCGGTCGAGACCAAGAAGGAAGCCGAGCCTCCAAAATGGGAGGGCACTGAGCGGGTCAATATTTTGCTGATGGGCGTGGACGCCCGCGGAGTTAAGAAAGGGGAGATCCCTAGATCCGATACGATGATGGTCGCCTCGGTCGATCCCGTAGAAAAGAAGGCCTATTTATTCTCTATTATGCGCGATACTTATATTAAAATACCGGGCCACGGCTCGGATCGGATCAATGCGGCCATTACCTACGGACCTAATAAGGCGATGGAGACGGTCTCAGAGCTGCTAGGCATCCCAATTCAATATTACGTCTACACGGATTTCCAAGGCTTCATCGAGCTCGTGGATGCCATCGGTGGCGTTGACTTCTACGTGGAGAAGGATATGCGCTACACCAGTAAGGCAGATAACCATGAATACGATATTAATTTGAAAAAAGGACAGCAGCATCTGGACGGCAATTCTGCCCTGCAATATGTTCGTTTCCGACATGACGCTCTGTCCGACTATACGCGAACTGAGCGCCAGCGTAATTTCCTTAAAGCCGTTGCCGAAAAAATGATTTCAACGACCTCGATCATGAAGCTCCCATCCATTTTGGAGAAAGTAAATCCTTACATTGATACGAATTTAACGATCAACGACATGTGGAAGCTGGCTACCGTCGCTTATGATAGCAGAATGGTAGGCAGTGAGCAAATTCCTCCGATGAAGCTGGTCGTGGAGAAGAATGTAGGCGGCTCCGAAGTGATAGGCGTTCGAAGCGATGAGGAATTAAAGCAGTTTGTACAGGATGTGTTCAGCGCGCCGGAAGAGCAGGACGAGGGAGCCGACAGTAACACCATTCCTGCGGAAGCTGAAGATACAAGCAAGAAGACGAGTGCTGGAGCGGGTACAAGCGGAGGCTCTGGAATGAGCACGAGCACGGGCTCCAGTTCCGGATCTCCCCCTGCCTCGGATGCACTCCGGAATTAA